Proteins from a single region of Hypomesus transpacificus isolate Combined female chromosome 9, fHypTra1, whole genome shotgun sequence:
- the LOC124471437 gene encoding tumor necrosis factor receptor superfamily member 1B-like translates to MRRTTYLLLVIRLSIEIYKVHSLPYEPGPGGSCNNTNTEYVPEGSNLCCKKCLPGTRFRNQCSATTETECEQCPPAQYTETYHFVRNCHRCPKCDKDKGLQYFQKCSKTTRTRCTCLPGMYCTTAFKNQFCEACTSYASCVPGHGVSRNGSADSDVECEPCPDGTFSDMLSYTQPCQKHIDCKAQGSVMLHPGNATSDSVCDRYNPQTTIHPKTPTEPETTTLQATTVTPNTNSTQKETSCKPKTTVAPSDDGLSHKGIGHYLYVLVWSFAVFVVLVIIGVLVSCKIRRRGYKPNNSKTDSNGNFEEVNVKDPTFMSLTSIFPEQQCLLTTGHHSNNISQAQPSLNGCSGNQENKPMPLHSTTQMITYQTQPSPHPSSPQSPVSPLPSSPLVNFNITLNVDMGNGCCSAPSSLPTDSLQNNFTNPPLPLGKEEECVSVAQQEEGKEVLIAVQESEHS, encoded by the exons ATGAGAAGGACTACCTATTTGTTATTGGTGATCCGGCTGTCAATTGAAATTTACAAG GTGCACAGCCTACCATATGAACCCGGGCCTGGTGGATCTTGCAATAACACCAACACAGAATATGTCCCAGAGGGTTCTAATCTGTGCTGCAAGAAATGTCTTCCTG GGACCCGATTCAGGAATCAATGCAGTGCCACAACAGAAACAGAATGTGAACAGTGTCCCCCAGCCCAGTACACAGAGACATATCATTTCGTCCGTAATTGCCACAGGTGTCCCAAGTGTGATAAAG ACAAAGGCTTGCAGTATTTTCAGAAATGCTCCAAGACCACTCGGACTCGTTGTACATGCCTGCCTGGGATGTACTGCACAACTGCTTTTAAAAACCAATTCTGTGAAGCGTGCACAAGCTATGCATCCTGCGTGCCTGGCCATGGTGTCTCCAGAAACG GATCTGCTGACTCGGATGTCGAGTGTGAACCATGCCCTGATGGGACCTTCTCTGACATGCTCTCCTACACCCAACCCTGCCAGAAACATATAGA TTGTAAGGCTCAAGGCAGTGTAATGCTACACCCCGGTAATGCTAcctcagacagtgtgtgtgatagatACAACCCTCAGACAACGATCCATCCAAAGACACCAACTGAACCTGAGACAACTACCCTACAGGCCACCACAGTAACACCAAACACAAACTCTACACAAAAGGAAACTAGCTGTAAACCAAAGACTACTGTTGCACCATCAGATGACGGATTGTCACACAAGGGGATAGGTCATTATCTGT aTGTATTAGTATGGAGCTTTGCTGTTTTTGTGGTGCTGGTTATTATTGGGGTTTTGGTGTCATGCAAAATTAGACGAAGAG GTTATAAGCCCAACAACTCCAAAACAGATTCCAATGGAAATTTCGAAGAG GTGAACGTCAAAGATCCCACGTTTATGTCTCTCACCTCCATATTCCCAGAACAGCAGTGTCTTCTCACAACAGGACACCACAGCAACAACATCAGTCAGGCACAACCTTCCCTTAACGGTTGCTCCGGCAACCAGGAAAACAAGCCCATGCCTCTTCATTCCACTACCCAGATGATTACATATCAGAcccagccctcccctcatccctccagcccccagtccccagtgagtccactgccctccagccccctggtgAACTTCAACATCACTCTCAATGTGGACATGGGGAATGGGTGCTGTTCCGCACCTTCCAGTCTGCCCACAGACTCTTTGCAAAATAACTTCACAAACCCACCTCTTCCTctggggaaggaagaggagtgTGTTAGCGTGGCGCAGCAGGAGGAAGGCAAGGAGGTGTTGATTGCAGTTCAGGAGAGTGAACATTCTTGA